Sequence from the Phalacrocorax carbo chromosome 8, bPhaCar2.1, whole genome shotgun sequence genome:
gcagagagaagaaaagctgaacaGTGCTGAGAAATAGCTGGCCTTTGACTTGTCTCATATGACTAGTTCTAATCTATACTATAGCAGAAGCTTATGGTTAAAAATGCTCTCTCCATCCTTTGCTAACAGCCCACGAACTCTGCTGATGCCCTGACACATACACTTCTGAGTAGGTCACTGCCTTCTCAGGCATCTGGAAGCAGCCTCACAACTAGGATGACTGGTGTTTGGCGGCCTAACAGCACATAAAAGCACTCCTACCCATAACATCTCAGGGAGGGCACCAGAGAAAGAGCTTTTCCCAGACCTCCTCAGATCTACGGAGATGCCACACAGTCCTCCCCCAAGGAGATCTCCAGACCTTCCCACACACACAGAAGGTTACAGCCCCGCCTGTAAAGGGCACGGCCCCCGTAGACACTGGCAGTGGCCACACCCCACGCTCATGCTCGTCTCCCCCGCAGGGATCCGTGGGCTGCAAAGCCCCCGGTACCACCACCAGCACCGCGGACCCCCGCACAGACCCCACCTGTCCTTGTGAGCACTCCGGCTGCTCCGATCGGTctcctcgtcctcctcctcctcctcctctgggctGCCCGCCTCGTCACGGCCCTCCTCCCAGTCCTTGTAGGAGGAGACCCGGGACCGCTTCCCACCGGCCGCCTCCTCCTCGCGCTCCCGCCGCTTCTGGGCAGCCAACACGTCCAGGCCCAGCAAGGAAGCCCGCGGGGCCGGCGCCTTGAAGACGTGCTGTTCGGCGGCGGCGCTCCGCCTCCGCAGTACCAGCCCGCCGGCCTCGGCGTCCGCGCTCGTCCCCGCCAGCCGGTGCAACGACTCCTCGCTCACCTCGGCCATCGCCGCCAGCCGCTACCACGCCGCACAGGGCCGGGCtgccgggccgcggcgggcaCCCATGGGGCCTGCGGGGCACAGCTCAGCAGGAGTGTCGGCGCCGGAGCGTGCCCCGGGacggcccccccccgccgccacaACCCCCCACCTGTTTGCAGTTGCCTCAGCGACCGTAAACCGACTCCCTTAGCGCCGCCATAACCGGCCCACAGGGCTCCGCGGGAAGAGCCGCTCTAGCCCACTTGCACCATAGACTTAGCGGCCAGCGCCTATAGGAATGGCAGCCACCATAGAGTCCAGCTGCTCAACCACCGCAGACAAGACGTATTACCAGACTCTCGGCGGACTTCCGGCGTCGGGAACCGGGGAGTCACGTGGCCGCGGGAGAACTTCCGGCCGCAGTGGGCGCGGCCGGaaggagggggcggggcggcaCCTAGGGACACCCCCACGGGGGCAGAGGGGCGAAGGAAGCCCACAGACTCACACCGGGGGGCAACCCCACAGACACACCCCGCCCCCACGGTGGGGGGAAGagaaccccacagagccccaggCAGCCCCGGCAGACGAGGGCCCCCCAGCCAGCCACCCGGGAGAGGCCCCACAGGGACTCCCGAGGGGCACCAGTGCACCGAGGGGcaggcacaggcacacacaccGCACAGACACCCGCGTGCATGCCCTGCCATGCTGCtctcagacagacagacagacagagccTGCAGCCAGATGTTGAGGCAGTTTTATTCTCCTACAGCCCCGCCTCAGCCAGCCGCCACTGTCTCCTTGATCCAGGCCAGGACACGCTGTATGTCCACGTATACGCCGTACTTGGAGGCTGTGCAGGTCTTGTCATAGCTGAGGATGCCAGCCACATACCAGGTGTCATCGTCAGGGTCCTGCACGGCAAAGGCGCCGCCAGCATCCCCGTAGCACGTATCCTCCCGCAGCTCGCTCATGCCCACACAGAAGGTGTCACTGCTGAGGATGGGCTTGACCGAGTAGGATGCGTTCTGTGCCTCATAGTACTGCCTGCACTTCTCACCCTCTGCCACCGGCAGCATCACATACTTCAGCATTTTGGGAAAGGCAAAGGTGGCACCACGGCCCCAGCCTGAGACATAACCCACCCGCCCCGGGTGCACATAGTCTTTCTGGGGCAGGCAGATGGGCATCACCTCCTCTCCGAGGAGCACCTTCTCCTTGAGCTTCAGCAGGGCCAGATCCACAGCTTCTGGGTAGCTGGGGTGCAGCACCACACGCTCAATGTCCAAGgcaagctgctgctggctgcccagGAAGAGCTGCAGCGTAGGGGCGATCTCCTCTGGCTTGGTGTTCTCACTGTGGTTCAGGTAGACATTCCTGCCAGTGGTCAGCAGCCACTGGTCATCAATGAGCGTGGCCCCCACGGTGAGGTTGTGGCGGGTCACCAGCCGGCCCTGCCAAGGAAAGCTGCCCTTCCCAGCCAGCAGGCCCCCGATGATGCGCTGCATCTGCTTGGGGGGGTTCTTCGGCTTCCCGCACACTGCATAGGACAGAGCAGGGCCCTGGTGAGCCCTCTGAGGCCAGCAGGCACTGCATGCCTCCTGGCCCACAGCAGCCACAGGGAACACCACTGAAGATGGAGGTTGCAagcagcccctgctgcagccctctgGCTGCCCAGACAAGACCGCTCACAGccccaccacccacctgcccctcacagccccagcccttgctgctctgctctcaccTGGCTCACAGACAGGTGCCTCCTTGCCAGCTTCAAGGTTCACCCACTCATGATCCTTGTCACACTTGTATGTGCCTTTGGAGGGAAACCAAAGTCAGCACCCCTGCACTGCAAGACAGGGGAAGGGCCCTGCAGCCAGCAAGGCGTGGAGTTACTTCTGCATCCCCTGGGCTTGGGGGAGCAAGGGTAGCTACTCGTACCCCCCCAGGAAGGTGGCAGagcgggaggggggggctgcATCATCTGGCATTGGGGCAGCCCCATGCACTCCCTGGAGCCAGGGACAAGCCCCATCCCTGGATGCtgtgcccatgctgcatgcctCACCATCATCAGAGCCATGGAGCTGGTAGTACGGGTTGCAGTGGTACTTGATCAGGTGCTCCATGTAGCCATGTTCAATCTCCGCAGGCTTTGCACAGCTCCActctgcaggcagaggatgCTCAGCTGGCCCAGAGGACCCAGCCCAGGACATCACCCACACCTCCAATGGCTCCCTCCCCAGTCCCGTCTTCCCCACCCcatgcctgctccctgccaagCTGCCCCTGGCTTAATCTGAACCCTGGTGCTCCCACCCTTGCCCTGGAAGGTACCGGTGGCAGTTGCAGTCTCCAGCACGGTCCAGGCCAGGCCAGCaatcagcagcactgcaggtctGCAGGGAAGAGACAGCACACTCAGAGGGCTCCTAACTCCCTGCTCCCAGTCTGTGGGCTCCACCAGGACCAGGGCCCTGGGCAGGCTCATGCCCTGTCCTGAGGGCTCCCTCCCCAGGAGGGCAGAGGGCTGACCCTGCACCCTCAGGGCTGCCCATCAGACACAGCCTGGAGAAGTCGCCTGGGCCAGACCTGGATGCTGCTGCGGAGGACGAGGCTGGAGTGCTTCCAGGCCCAATGTGGGTCCTGCCACAGCCCACAGCAGGACCAGGTTCACAGCTAGGCAAGCAGGACAGACACAGCACCAagcatgagcagggacacaTCAATGTCACTCACCCCATGCTTATAGCTCCCTCTCCTCACAGCAGCCTCCTTCTGCAGGTCGATGCTGTTCAGGGCTCCCTCCTCATCCCTTTTATTGCCACTTCCCTCACCCTGGTGCAGCCTCATGTGTTCCAGACCTCCTGACCCTGCTGTATGCAGCCAGCACCTTTCCCAGCAAGAGGAGCGCAGCCAGCCTGGCAGAGGCTCCCGGCACGCCTGCCAAGCCCCTATGGGAAGCCAGCGTGCCAAGAGTTTCCGGGATTTTGCAGCAACAAATATGcagggagggagctggctgCAGACACTGGTGTCCTGGCACTGTGACTCTTCCTGAGGTTcacagaaagcagaggcagcccctgccccctGCAAAACTGCCCTGTGCCACCAGGTAGATCAGTCCCTGTGAGGGCATGCAGCAACCCCACAGGGTACAGACAGCCCCCCCAGTGCTGGCAGGTGAAGCTAGGGCACAGAAGCCAAGTGCTATCTCATCCTGTGCCTGGCTCTGCCCGCAGCCAGGGTGCACCCTGTCAGCCACCCTGCAAGGCTGGGGTGCAGCGGGGCTCGGTGCTGCCAGTGCCCTGAGCAGTGCCAGCCCAGCTGGCCAAGGGGTGCAGCACATCCCATGCCAGCTTGCTGCAGGCTCCAAGAAACCACAGCCAAGCCGACCTCTTCCCAAAAGCACCCACCCCTTCCCGCCCAGCAGGTTCCAGCCCCACGTCCTGGCAGCCCCTGGCCCCTCGGGTGCAGGTTGTTTGTCAGCAGAGGCAAGGGCCCAGCCCAGCCTTACGGGAACTTGTAGCAGCAATCACTGGCCAGTGCCCAGCTGGATGTGGACAGTCAGCAGCAAGGGCGCAAGGCAGAGCACATCAGCCTGCTCCAACAAGCAAAGTCTGCTTCCAGCAGGAACACAACCAAGGGGCAGCACGGAGGGGAAGGGACACCCACCCTCCTACCTATCCCGGGGTGCCACTGTTGCAGTGAGGCCACCCCAAAACCACATAGAGCATGTGggcccagctccagccctgagTCATTCAATCCTAGCCTGATGGGGGTCTCACCAGtgccctttcctgcccctcGGATGCTACACTCCTTCATGCTCATGGCCACCTGTGTCTGGTCCTGGACACTCCAGAAGAGGGCTTTCCCATCCTGTGCAAGCTTCTTCCCATCTCATGGGACACCTGTGCCCCAGAACACAGGGCTTGAGATCTCTGGCCCAGCACCGGTCACACTCATGCAACCACAGTTGAAACACAGGTTAGAGACCAGCACAGGACACATCAGGGCTTGACAGCTCCGATCCATGAACCACACCAGCACTTGAAAGGTACTGTGGCATTTGACAATAGCAGGCTTAGATAGCACTGTCCCACCGCAGCAGGCTTGTTCCTCTGCAGGACACTGCCATGCACTGGCAGTGGGGGAAACACACAGCTGTGCCTTGGTGCCCACTCAGCAGCCTCAAGGTTAGCTTGGACAAAGGGACTGCCTGCAGGAACGTGGGGCAAGCTGCCCCAGCCTGCCTGTGGGGCACGGACCCACGCACCGGGCTACGGCAGCGCAGGGTCATGCTAGAGGCCAACACCACCAGTGACTGCCGTAGCAGTGCAAGGCACTGAATGTCTCCAAGCCACAGTCACGAAtcagctgcacagcacagaCAAGTGCTGTGGGGCAAAGTGAAACCCAAGCTCACATTCCCACAGGCGTAACAGCCACCTTTAGACTGGGAAAGCAAGCGCCTCCCAGGCCCTCTCCAGAGAAAGCACATCAAAACCTTGGCCAATGGACCAGGTCACATTCCTGTTAGAGCAGCGATAAGCACCATCCGTCCGAAGCAAAGAATCTAGGAAAAGATGGGGAGAGCAGGCAGGTGACAGAGCTGATGTGCACTGAGGGCCACTGAGAATGGGGTCAGCAGTCCCGCTCCTGTAAACAGGTTTGGTGAAGTGCTATGATGCAatcctgctctgcagggtggATTGCAAGAGGCTGCAGAGGGAACGCCATGTCCAGGTCAAGACATGTTGCTCAAGAGAGGCCTGAGATGACCACAGGGAGTCTGGTGTAAAGCAGCAGTCAACACCAGAGGCCCCAAAGACAACACCGACAGCCTCCAGAAGCATGAACAGGGCTTTTCTGTAATGAGTGGCAGGGCATAACCACAGCTGTCTCCAAACACCTACATACTGGcagcaaagggaagaaagggtGCCCAGCACCTCCCAAGGGCCCAGCCTCAGGCAGAAGTCTCTGTGAGGGGAGCCCTGGTGAGCTTTGCGTGGATCCATCCCAGACCCCAGCTACCCAGTGACTTCTACCACCAGGAGAAGATGCACTGGCTGGGAACAACACAAATAGAGCCGATCCCACTCAGCTGAGAGCTGGGCTGTGCCCCTCCAACCCAAGAGGAGCCCCCAGAACAGCACACAGGACCAGGTGAGCCAAACATTTATTGACACTCGGGCAGGGCCCAGGGCCTGCAGGTTTGTTACAGGACTGTGTGCATAGAAGGCAGAAGGGCACGGAGGGCAGACCCCCCTGCGGAGGCTACAGTGCAGAAGGAccaagcagcagccagagcaggcagcaggggctgtggggtccctggCAGAAGGGACACCCAATACACTGCTTGGCCCACAGCTCTGGGCAGTAACACCGGggaagggctgcagcaggagccagggcaCAGGACTGCCTACAGCCCATAGGGCTGTCTCCTCAGGGGCCTTCCTCACCACCCAGCACAGCCTTACCCAATGCTGGCTTCTCCTGGGGAGTCCAACCCACAGAAAAGCCAAAATAGGCCCCTAGACAGCAGCACCAGTGTGGaggccccctcccctgctccccaccagtgCAGCCCCAGCTTCACCCATCACTGACCCTTCTCAAGGGCTGGGACCAAGACCTCAGTTCAGTCCCAGCCTGCTCAGCACTGGAAGCATCAGACCTGCCCCTGCTTGGCCACAGATCCTCCTGGCTAGACTTTGGCTCTGCAGTGTGTCAGCACCGGTGATCTGCTCCAACCGCCTCCGTGACGTTCTTGAATCCCTGCTCCCTACCCAAGGACAGCGTGACAGCTGGGCCAGCCTGGCACTGCGGCTCAGCTCCATGGTACCACTGCTCGTGCACCAATACGTGGCTGCCCAGAGCCACCCTGGGCCCAGGGGCTCCCTGTGGAGGTGCCTGGCCCCTCACTCACCTCAGCAGCGTCTCCAGTTCCCGCTTCACTGCCCCCACCACCGGTGGCCCGTGGTACACGAGTGCTGTGTACATCTGCACAAGCGAGGCTCCAGCACGGATCTTCTCCAGGGCATCGCGCCCGCTGctcaccccacccaccccaatGATGGGCACCCGGCCTGTGGGCAGGTGCAGGGTCAGATCAGCACAGGCGGCGGCAGCAcgtgtcccccagccctgctctgcccctaCCTTGGGTGAGGGAGTACATCTCCCTGATGGTCTGCGTGGAGAGCTCCCGCAGGGGCTTCCCGCTGAGGCCCCCAGGCTCTGTGCGCTGCCTGCTCTGGAGGCTGCTGGGACGGCTCACAGTGGTGTTGCTGACAATCAGCCCATCCACACCTAGCTGAGGGGGGCAGCAGCACaaggagaggacacagctgccATGAGCAGCCCTGCACTCATCCGCAGGCTGCCACACCAGGACAGCCCCAGCAAACGCCCCAGCAAGGGTGCCCAGGGACAATGCAGCTGCCCCTCGCTGCCTGCACCGTCCCCAAGGTCTGGGTGACACACACAGGCCCTCGCAGACTCAGAGCTACCCAGGACACCATCCCTACAGCAGCCAGAGAGCTGCAGGTTCACCTGCCCTTTCAGAGAGGTGACTTGCCAGGAACACCGCAATCCTGCCCCCACACTGTGCGAGGTGAGGCAGGAGGCACACCGGCTCCTCGCCAGGCTCCCCTTTCTGCTTCCTCACCTCGCAGATGACACTAGCGATGTCCTGCTTGTCCTGCGTGGTGAGGTCAGGGGCAATCTtcaccagcacagctggcttACGCTTGCAGGGCAGCATGTCCCTCTCTGCCAGCACCTGCAGGAAGGTGCACAGAGGCACAGAGCAGTGCATGGTGGGGGAACACCTCCTGCCCTGGACTGGGGAGATGTGTGCACCCACCACCGCAGGCAGCACAGCGACAGGCCCTGCTCTCCCTACCTGGTGCTGTCGATGGGATGGGCACCCCACGGCACGGGGCCTGGGGCGCATGACCCGCACAGGACCACAGTGACTATTCCCGATGCCGTGGGGTGGGTGGCTCGCTGCCCCCGTgcgggagcagagcagagggcaaTGCCTCACTGCTCACATGCCCTTTGCTGGAGTACAGCGCCCTGGTGAACCCCGTGCCAGCAGCTGATCAGGGGACATCTTGGTGGCTTTGTACACCACTCTGGGGAGCCACCACACtcctccctgggctgggacaAACCCACAGGCTGAAGCAGAGCAGGTGCTTCTAGGGGACGGGATGCATCCAGTGCTGTAGCTGTGGTCCTGGCTGGCTGTGAGAGTCACCCACCTTAGTCAGCAGatcctgcagctcagccttgCCCTGCAGGTCCCGCAGCCCTGGCGTGTTCGGGCTGGACACATTCACAACCAGGTAGTCAGCCAAAGGGCCCAGTGTCCGGACCCCAGCCACATAGTCAGCTGCAGCATCGGTAGAGCTCTTGTTCTTGCCCAGGTTGACTCCAAGAGGCATCCCCGCTGGAACACAGACACAGCTGAACCAAGGCAGCAGGACCGACCACCACCCAAGGGGCCAGAGCACATGAAAAGCGAGGTCCCAGGACCAGCTAAAATCAAGACAGGGATATGTAGGCCACACGTTTCACGGGGGTGGGCCTGGGACTgtcctgcagccacagcagcatcaCCACAGCTGCCCTGGTCAGCACCTCCCAGCACCACAGCCTCCACCCTGGCCACCCAGCGGAGGTGACCCTCAGAAACTGCCTGGCTCAGGCCCTGTTGCCTTTGGCTAGTTTCAGCAGACACATCCTGCCCAAAGCAGGGCCCTCTATCACAGAGAAaatggcaggaggaaggcaCCTGGTCACAGTCCCAAGGGGGAAAAGCTACAGTCCCAAAAGAGTTCCTACTGCCTGAATGCACTTTGCTCTGGCCAGGGCCCTCACATGTCTGGACACTGGTATTATACACCTGTCATGGCCTACAGCTACCTGGGAGACCCCCAAACataccctgcagcccccaagaACAAAGACTTATAAGCTTATAAGTCTCACCACCACTGAGCCTGAGCTGCGTCTCCTGGCGGGCTTGCAGCCTGTGCTCCACTGCGGCATGGCCATGGCTGTTGAACCCATACCTGCACCAAAACAGGCAAGGTTCAGGGCTGGACTGGTGTCCACAAGCTCAGAGCAGGACACAGGAGAAACATGAGGAAGGCGTATgatctctgcagctctgctcagcacatCCAAGCCAAGAGCCACTGCGGCACAGACCATAGAGCCAGGAGTACCAAAATAAACACTCTCCCTCTGGGTGGGCTGTCTGTGTaacactgcagagcagccaccCCCCGATCCCACCTGTTAATCACCGCCTCATCCTCCACCAGCCGGAAGACCCTGGGCCTGGGGTTCCCCTCCTGGGGCTTGGGCGTTACAGTCCCTACTTCCACAAAGCCAAAACCCATCTTGTACAGCCCGTCCACAGCCTCGCCCTGCTTGTCGAAGCCAGCCGCCAGGCCCACCGGGTTGCGGAACCGCCGCCCAAGGACTTGCACCTCCTGCGGAGCAGGGGCTGGGTCACACACTGGCAGCTGGGAGCCAGGAGGACCAGAGCCCACCAACACGGCACCACAGCCAGGGCCTTGCtccagcccccacagccccttaGCTCCATGCCCTCCCCTCCATTCCCTCTGCCCCACAGGGTGTCCTCTTCAGGTGCCTGCCCCAGGGGACTCACGGCTCCTACCAAGGTCATCTCCTGGACCCCGGGACGCCCCAGGAGCCCCGCCAGGCACCTCCGCTGGCAGGCAGAGCTCAACGTCCCCCAAGGACCACGACAGGGCCGGGGGCACCCTGGGACCCGGGGGCACCCTGGGACCCGGCCGTCCACCCacctccccgccacccccccgcGTCCGGGCTGCTGCCCCGGCAgtccccccccacacccgtCACCCCCCCTCCCACCGCCACGGAGCCGCACCAGCACCGGGCCGTCGGGACGGGCGGGTGGCAGCAGCCCGAGGGCAGCGGCACGCAGAGCCAGGCCGTGGGCGGCCTCGGGGGGGAGGGCGCGGAGCGCGGGCATCACCACCGCCGTGTAGAACCGCTCGTCGCCCGCCGCCAGCGCcgagcccagcagcagcccgcAGCCTcccagcgccgccgccagcGCCCGCAGCCGCCCCTGCGCGAGATGGTCAGCACCACACCGGCACCCCGCCCCACCCGCTCCCCATACCGGCACCGCATCCCGCCCCGCCCGCTCCCCATATACCAGCACCCCACCCT
This genomic interval carries:
- the DHODH gene encoding dihydroorotate dehydrogenase (quinone), mitochondrial, with amino-acid sequence MAAPLRGRLRALAAALGGCGLLLGSALAAGDERFYTAVVMPALRALPPEAAHGLALRAAALGLLPPARPDGPVLEVQVLGRRFRNPVGLAAGFDKQGEAVDGLYKMGFGFVEVGTVTPKPQEGNPRPRVFRLVEDEAVINRYGFNSHGHAAVEHRLQARQETQLRLSGAGMPLGVNLGKNKSSTDAAADYVAGVRTLGPLADYLVVNVSSPNTPGLRDLQGKAELQDLLTKVLAERDMLPCKRKPAVLVKIAPDLTTQDKQDIASVICELGVDGLIVSNTTVSRPSSLQSRQRTEPGGLSGKPLRELSTQTIREMYSLTQGRVPIIGVGGVSSGRDALEKIRAGASLVQMYTALVYHGPPVVGAVKRELETLLREQGFKNVTEAVGADHRC
- the LOC104042691 gene encoding haptoglobin-like — translated: MGPAVLLIAGLAWTVLETATATEWSCAKPAEIEHGYMEHLIKYHCNPYYQLHGSDDGTYKCDKDHEWVNLEAGKEAPVCEPVCGKPKNPPKQMQRIIGGLLAGKGSFPWQGRLVTRHNLTVGATLIDDQWLLTTGRNVYLNHSENTKPEEIAPTLQLFLGSQQQLALDIERVVLHPSYPEAVDLALLKLKEKVLLGEEVMPICLPQKDYVHPGRVGYVSGWGRGATFAFPKMLKYVMLPVAEGEKCRQYYEAQNASYSVKPILSSDTFCVGMSELREDTCYGDAGGAFAVQDPDDDTWYVAGILSYDKTCTASKYGVYVDIQRVLAWIKETVAAG